A genomic window from Caldanaerobius fijiensis DSM 17918 includes:
- a CDS encoding uroporphyrinogen decarboxylase family protein, giving the protein MEGRSTDHKNLNLAKLHRDVIKGTAGGKIIWQPRIGCWLQDKLFAGEKLPEPYDGMTLPEIYKELGCSARIYDYNGCFVAVDDQRVRRYSRNINERQIENVVETPVGKITQIIETSLNSWASYIKKWWITSEEDMKVAMWIAERQEWKWNQEHYDRTYKEWGDLGAPTIFMPRVNVQHLFVDVMGVENAIYAIYDYPKTVEKYFQILDENHDRLIDVINESPIDIINFGDNVHAGTLSPNLFKKYVLPSYQRRCEKLHRAGKFVHAHWDGDVKPLLPYVQECGLDGIEAVTPVPQGDVTLEEVKQAFGDKMFLIDGIAAILFDKTFSEDDLIKQAKEVIDLFAPKLILGISDELSSTGDINRIKIVGQIVDNYNARISNK; this is encoded by the coding sequence ATGGAAGGTAGAAGCACAGACCATAAAAATTTAAATTTAGCAAAATTACATAGAGATGTGATCAAGGGTACAGCAGGAGGCAAAATAATTTGGCAACCAAGGATTGGCTGTTGGCTTCAGGATAAATTATTTGCAGGAGAAAAGCTTCCGGAACCTTATGATGGGATGACGCTGCCTGAAATATATAAAGAGCTAGGCTGTTCTGCAAGGATATATGATTATAATGGATGTTTTGTGGCAGTTGATGATCAAAGGGTAAGAAGATATTCAAGAAATATAAATGAACGTCAGATTGAGAATGTAGTTGAGACGCCTGTTGGGAAAATAACACAGATTATTGAGACCAGTCTTAATAGCTGGGCATCCTATATAAAAAAGTGGTGGATAACATCAGAAGAGGATATGAAGGTTGCCATGTGGATTGCTGAAAGGCAGGAATGGAAATGGAATCAGGAACATTACGATAGAACTTATAAAGAATGGGGAGATCTAGGTGCACCTACCATCTTTATGCCGCGCGTAAATGTACAACATTTGTTTGTAGATGTTATGGGTGTAGAAAATGCGATTTATGCTATATATGATTATCCTAAAACTGTGGAGAAATATTTTCAGATACTGGATGAGAATCATGATAGATTAATTGATGTCATCAATGAATCGCCAATAGATATTATAAATTTTGGCGATAATGTTCATGCAGGTACTCTATCGCCCAATTTATTTAAGAAATATGTGCTTCCATCATATCAGAGAAGATGCGAAAAGCTCCATAGGGCAGGTAAATTCGTACATGCCCATTGGGATGGTGATGTAAAGCCTTTGTTGCCATATGTACAGGAATGCGGCCTGGACGGAATTGAAGCTGTAACGCCGGTACCCCAGGGAGATGTGACATTGGAGGAAGTAAAGCAGGCCTTTGGAGATAAAATGTTTTTGATAGATGGGATTGCAGCTATATTATTTGATAAAACCTTTTCTGAAGATGATTTAATAAAACAGGCAAAAGAAGTTATAGATTTGTTTGCTCCAAAGTTAATACTTGGCATATCCGATGAGTTGTCCTCAACAGGAGACATAAATAGAATAAAAATCGTAGGCCAAATAGTTGATAATTATAATGCCAGAATCAGCAATAAATAG